The Claveliimonas bilis genome window below encodes:
- a CDS encoding flavodoxin family protein — translation MKVLMINGSPHAQGNTSIALQEMEKIFIQEGIETEVLHVGNQDIRGCIACHSCMKNGKCVFNDSVNEAAEKFRQCDGLVVASPVYYASANATLIAFLDRLFYSTSFDKTMKVGASVVVARRGGLSATFDELNKYFTICGMPVASSQYWNSVHGRLPGEAAQDAEGLQTMRTLARNMSFLMKSIALGKEKYGLPEKEPQQPTNFIR, via the coding sequence ATGAAAGTATTAATGATCAACGGAAGCCCTCACGCACAGGGAAACACAAGCATCGCACTTCAGGAGATGGAGAAAATCTTTATCCAGGAAGGAATTGAGACAGAAGTTCTCCATGTGGGAAATCAGGATATCAGAGGATGTATCGCCTGTCATTCCTGCATGAAAAATGGAAAATGCGTGTTTAATGACAGTGTGAATGAGGCGGCTGAAAAGTTCCGGCAGTGTGACGGCCTGGTTGTGGCAAGTCCGGTATATTATGCTTCCGCAAACGCCACGTTGATCGCTTTTCTGGATCGTCTGTTTTACAGCACATCTTTTGATAAGACTATGAAAGTAGGAGCAAGTGTCGTAGTGGCAAGAAGGGGAGGACTTTCTGCCACTTTCGATGAGCTGAATAAGTATTTTACCATCTGTGGAATGCCGGTGGCTTCCAGTCAGTACTGGAACAGTGTGCACGGCCGTCTGCCGGGCGAGGCAGCCCAGGATGCAGAAGGACTGCAGACCATGCGCACGCTGGCAAGAAATATGTCCTTTCTCATGAAGAGTATTGCTCTTGGAAAAGAGAAATACGGACTTCCGGAAAAGGAACCGCAGCAGCCTACTAATTTTATACGATAG
- a CDS encoding replication-associated recombination protein A, which translates to MEQMTLFDERQEMVPLATRLRPSSLEEFAGQEHLLGKGKILRQLIEKDQISSMIFWGPPGVGKTTLASIIAGRTKAEFINFSAVTSGIKEIRSVMEAAEMSRRMGRKTLLFVDEIHRFNKAQQDAFLPYVEKGSIILIGATTENPSFEVNAALLSRCRVFVLKALGEEDILRLLKHALESPKGFGMQRVQIEESQLLAIASFANGDARTALNTLEMVVLNGEILADGTIHVTKEGMEQCISRKSLLYDKTGEEHYNLISALHKSMRNSDPDAAIYWMCRMLEGGEDPLYIARRLIRFASEDVGMADSRALQVAVAAYQACHFLGMPECDVHLTHAVVYLAMAPKSNALYTACEECKRDVKERRAEPVPLVLRNAPTSLMKELNYGKGYEYAHDTEEKLTHMQCMPDSMTDRTYYHPGDQGEEKAVRDRLEAIKLWKMGSDQTE; encoded by the coding sequence ATGGAACAGATGACTTTGTTTGATGAGCGTCAGGAGATGGTCCCTCTGGCTACGCGTCTTCGTCCTTCCTCCCTGGAAGAGTTTGCGGGTCAGGAGCATCTTTTGGGAAAAGGGAAGATATTAAGACAGCTGATCGAAAAGGATCAGATTTCCTCCATGATCTTCTGGGGTCCTCCCGGAGTGGGAAAGACGACGCTTGCCAGCATTATTGCAGGAAGAACAAAAGCAGAGTTCATTAATTTCAGCGCTGTCACCAGCGGGATCAAGGAGATACGCTCTGTGATGGAAGCGGCGGAAATGAGCCGGAGAATGGGGAGAAAAACTCTTCTTTTTGTAGATGAGATCCATCGGTTTAACAAAGCACAGCAGGATGCGTTCCTGCCTTATGTGGAAAAGGGAAGCATTATTCTGATCGGCGCCACTACAGAGAATCCTTCTTTTGAGGTAAATGCAGCGCTTCTTTCCAGGTGCAGGGTCTTTGTTCTGAAGGCGCTGGGAGAAGAGGATATCCTAAGATTGTTAAAGCACGCACTGGAAAGCCCCAAAGGATTTGGTATGCAGAGAGTACAGATAGAAGAATCCCAGCTTTTGGCTATTGCCTCGTTTGCAAATGGGGATGCCAGGACAGCATTGAACACGCTGGAAATGGTGGTTTTAAATGGCGAGATTTTAGCGGATGGCACTATTCATGTCACGAAGGAGGGAATGGAACAGTGTATCAGCAGAAAATCTCTTCTCTATGACAAGACAGGGGAGGAACATTATAATCTGATTTCCGCCCTTCATAAATCCATGCGGAACAGTGATCCGGATGCGGCCATTTACTGGATGTGCCGGATGTTGGAAGGAGGGGAAGACCCCTTATATATTGCAAGGAGGCTGATCCGGTTTGCCAGCGAGGATGTAGGTATGGCGGACAGCAGGGCTCTTCAGGTGGCAGTAGCAGCATATCAGGCCTGTCATTTTCTTGGAATGCCGGAATGCGATGTCCATTTGACACATGCAGTCGTCTATCTTGCCATGGCGCCTAAGTCAAATGCGCTCTATACGGCATGTGAGGAATGCAAGAGGGATGTAAAAGAGAGGCGGGCAGAACCGGTTCCGCTCGTCCTTCGCAATGCGCCAACCTCTCTTATGAAAGAACTGAATTACGGGAAAGGATATGAGTATGCCCACGACACAGAAGAAAAGCTGACTCATATGCAGTGCATGCCGGATTCCATGACGGACAGAACTTATTATCATCCCGGAGATCAGGGGGAAGAAAAAGCAGTAAGAGATCGGCTGGAAGCAATAAAGCTGTGGAAAATGGGCAGCGATCAAACAGAATAG
- a CDS encoding uracil-xanthine permease family protein, which translates to MSNSNSSVTQKHASVFELNGIPSFGQALPLSLQHVVAMIVGCVTPSIIVAGVAGINAGDRVILIQAALFCSAISTLLQLFPFIKFRNFQLGSALPVILGISFAYVPSMQAIAGTYDIATILGAQVVGGVIAIIVGFCIKKIRVLFPPLVTGTVVFTIGLSLYPTAVNYMAGGTSSDHYGSWQNWLVAFFTLAVVTGLNHFAKGFLKLASILIGIIAGYLLAIPFGLVDLSGVQSAGLFQLPQPLHFSISFEPSACVAIGLLFAINSIQAIGDFSATTSGSMNRMPEDKELQGGIIMYGISNILCAFFGGLPTATYSQNVGIVTTTKVINRCVLGLAAIILMIAGFVPKFSGLLTTIPQCVLGGATISVFASIAMTGIKLIFQQEMNFRNTSIVGLSVALGMGITQASASLASFPEWVTTVFGSSPVVVATLMAIILNVILPKEAEKPQS; encoded by the coding sequence ATGTCAAATTCAAACTCATCTGTCACACAAAAACATGCATCCGTTTTTGAGCTGAACGGCATCCCCTCTTTCGGGCAGGCACTGCCTCTGTCTCTGCAGCATGTAGTTGCCATGATCGTGGGGTGTGTCACTCCGTCTATTATCGTTGCCGGAGTCGCCGGCATCAATGCCGGTGACAGGGTCATCCTTATTCAGGCTGCTCTGTTTTGTTCCGCTATCAGCACATTGCTTCAGCTCTTCCCCTTTATCAAATTCAGGAATTTTCAGCTGGGCAGCGCCCTCCCGGTCATTCTGGGAATCAGCTTCGCCTATGTACCGAGCATGCAGGCGATTGCCGGAACTTACGATATTGCCACCATCCTTGGAGCACAGGTTGTGGGCGGCGTCATTGCCATCATAGTAGGCTTCTGCATCAAGAAGATCCGAGTCCTTTTCCCGCCCCTTGTAACCGGAACTGTTGTTTTCACCATCGGACTTTCTCTGTATCCCACTGCTGTCAACTACATGGCAGGAGGAACTTCCAGTGATCATTATGGTTCCTGGCAGAACTGGCTGGTAGCCTTCTTTACCCTTGCAGTTGTGACAGGTCTGAATCATTTTGCAAAAGGATTCCTGAAGTTAGCTTCCATTCTGATCGGTATCATTGCGGGATACCTTCTTGCTATCCCCTTCGGGCTGGTGGATCTGTCAGGGGTTCAGTCGGCGGGGCTTTTCCAGCTTCCCCAGCCTTTGCATTTTTCTATAAGCTTTGAACCCTCCGCCTGTGTGGCCATCGGACTTTTGTTTGCCATTAATTCTATCCAGGCCATCGGAGACTTCTCTGCAACCACTTCCGGAAGTATGAACCGTATGCCGGAAGATAAAGAACTCCAGGGCGGTATCATCATGTACGGAATCAGCAATATCCTCTGTGCCTTTTTCGGCGGACTTCCGACTGCAACTTACAGTCAGAATGTCGGTATCGTTACCACTACAAAGGTAATTAACCGGTGCGTGCTGGGACTTGCTGCTATTATCCTGATGATCGCCGGTTTTGTGCCGAAATTCTCCGGTCTTTTAACTACTATTCCTCAATGTGTGCTGGGCGGCGCCACCATTTCTGTGTTTGCCTCCATCGCCATGACAGGGATCAAGCTGATCTTCCAGCAGGAAATGAACTTCCGCAACACTTCGATCGTAGGACTTTCTGTTGCCCTTGGTATGGGCATTACCCAGGCTTCCGCTTCTCTGGCCTCTTTCCCGGAATGGGTGACAACGGTATTCGGAAGCTCACCGGTAGTTGTTGCTACACTGATGGCTATTATCCTGAATGTCATCCTGCCAAAAGAAGCAGAAAAACCTCAAAGCTAA